Proteins co-encoded in one Arachis hypogaea cultivar Tifrunner chromosome 11, arahy.Tifrunner.gnm2.J5K5, whole genome shotgun sequence genomic window:
- the LOC112723908 gene encoding uncharacterized protein, whose amino-acid sequence MTPIQQGHRRKLISDNGPLGFGRRIKLQNVLPEKNSGLIRTLVPTSLTPPRVPPFFAMQNGGNSPRRPAKLLVNVTLENSPGAMQVVIPAEDTVGDLVKAALAFYEKEKRRPFLKDTDPNRYDLHYSSFALESLERDEKVMNLGSRNFFLCPKALPPLPKKTCCSEKKNIAIDHVCPWMMFVHLLL is encoded by the exons ATGACTCCTATACAACAGGGTCATCGGAGAAAATTAATCTCCGATAACGGCCCGTTGGGTTTTGGCCGCCGTATTAAACTCCAAAATGTGCTGCCAGAGAAAAATTCCGGCCTCATTCGCACACTAGTTCCTACATCTCTTACGCCCCCGAGGGTTCCTCCATTTTTCGCCATGCAAAACGGAGGAAACAGTCCTCGACGGCCGGCAAAATTGTTGGTGAACGTGACATTAGAGAATAGCCCGGGTGCCATGCAAGTGGTGATACCGGCAGAGGACACCGTCGGCGACTTGGTGAAGGCAGCATTGGCGTTTTATGAGAAGGAGAAGAGGAGACCATTCTTGAAGGACACTGATCCTAACCGCTATGACCTTCACTACTCCTCTTTTGCCCTTGAAA GTTTGGAGCGAGATGAGAAGGTGATGAACTTGGGTTCAAGGAATTTCTTTTTGTGCCCAAAggctcttcctcctcttcctaaGAAAACTTGTTGCTCTGAGAAAAAGAACATAGCAATTGATCATGTGTGTCCATGGATGATGTTTGTCCATCTCTTGCTATAG